In Mucilaginibacter auburnensis, the genomic stretch TTCTCAATTAACATCTCCTGTACTGAAAGACTTTTTAAATCTTTCCATTCCACCTTTTTAAGAATTTCCTGATGCGTCATATAGAAAAGAAGTTATTCTTGTACATCCACAAAATGGCCGCAACAACGGTAATAGCTAAAGCTGTTAAACCAATCCAGCCCTTGCGCTTGTCCTGACGCAGCACCCAAATTAAAAAGCCAATTAATGGCACTACAAATATTGTCCAGAAAATTAAAGAAGCAGCAGACATATAATTAGTTAATAGTTCTTAGTTAATTGTTCATGGTTTGGTTGGTTGACAGTTTGATTTGTTTCTATGAACTATGAACCAATAACCATGAACTAAAACGGCATCCTCGCCAGTGGCGCAACATTTTGCCCGGTAAATTCACCTTTTAAATATTTGTGATAACCGGCAATGGCTATCATGCCCGCATTATCGGTACAATATTGCATGGCCGGAATGAAATAGTTCCAGCCATTTTTCTCCGCCATTTGTTGCAGGCCTTGTCTTAAGCCTGTGTTGGCTGATACACCACCTGCCATGGCCACATCCTTAATACCGTATTCACGGGCCGCGCGTTCAAATTTGTTTAGCAATATAGTAACGATACGCTTTTCAACAGATGCGCATATATCGTTTATATTATCCTGTATAAAATTCGGGTTAGCTGCTACATTATCTCTTATAAAATAAAGTATAGAAGTTTTCAATCCGCTAAAGCTATAATCAAAGCCGGGTATCTGCGGCTCCGGAAATTTAAAACGGTCAGGGTTACCTAAACGTGCGTACTTGTCAATAAGCGGCCCGCCGGGATAGGGTAGGCCCAGTATTTTGCTGGTTTTATCCATAGCCTCACCTGCGGCATCATCAAGCGTTTGACCAATCACTTCCATATCAAAATAGTCTTTGACCAAAACTATCTGCGTATGCCCGCCCGATACGGTAAGGCACAAAAAAGGGAAAGATGGTTTTTTCTCACCAATAAAGTGGGCTAACACATGAGCTTGCATATGGTTAACTTCAATAAGCGGAAGGCTGTTTGCCAGCGCAAAACCCTTGGCAAATGATACGCCGACAAGCAAAGAACCCAATAAACCGGGTCCGCGTGTAAAAGCTACGGCATCAATATCATTTTTGTTTACTTTTGCGTTTAATAATGCTTGTTGAACAGCCGGAACAATATTCTGCTGATGAACCCTTGAGGCTAACTCGGGCACAACGCCACCGTAAGCCTCGTGTATAGCCTGATTGGCAATAACATTGCTTAAAACAGCACCGTCAACACACACGGCTGCCGAGGTATCATCGCAGGAAGATTCTATGGCTAATATTACAGGCACTATGTTTAATTTTGAAGGATCGATTGAGTGAATGAGTGATTTTTTAAATGTAAACCTTATTTAATAAATAGTGTTTAACATTCAGTCATTTGCTAAATCACTAATTCGCTCATTATATAAAGCGCAAAGTTATTAAAAAAGTACTCAAAATAGCCCTTGGCATTGTTCTGCTTGTGTTTTTAATGCTGAGCATTTTGCTATTGGTATTTCAGTACGAACCAGTGCAAACATGGGCCGCAAAAAAGGCCACCAAATATCTGTCAAAAAAACTCGGTACCAAGGTTGATATCAAGAGCCTTTACATAAAACCGTTTACTTCCGTAGTGCTGGAAGACTTTTATGTATTAGATAAGCAGAAGGATACCCTTATCCGTACACCAAAACTTACGGTTGAGCTGAGCGGCTTTTCTTTATTTTCAAGCATACCTGAGAGAAAATTAGATCTTAGCCTTATCCAATTAGACAATGGCTCCTTCTATCTTAAAAATCTGGAAGGCAATAAAACCAACTTTAAGTTTATAGTAGATAGCCTGGCTTCAAAAGATACCACTTCAACGCCAGGCAAGCCATGGACGCTTGTCTTCGGAAAAATTGCTGTAAATAATTTCCGCTTCAGGTACAAAAACCAGCTTAAGCGTGAACCCGTTAAAGGAATGAACTTTGACGATATTGATGTACGTAACTTCAGCGTTGTTGTTAACAACATGGATGTGTATAACCATTTGTTTAAAGGCGAAGTACGCAACCTTACTTTGAAGGAAAAAAGCGGCTTTGATATCCAGAATTTTACAGGCAATGCCACAGTTGATACCAACCAGATACTGGTAGAAAAACTCCTTATCAAAACACCAAACTCAACTGTAAAGGATTATCTGCGCATGCGTTTTAAAACGTTTGACGACATGAGCGATTTTGAGAATAAGGTGCGAATGGATGGGTTTTTCAAAACATCGCACATATCGTCAAAAGACATAGCCTATTTTGCTGACCTGGAAAAAATGAAGTTTGAACTGGGGGTTGATGGCAAAATACAGGGAAAGGTAAAAGATTTAAAAGCCAAGGGCTTAACTGTTACAACCGGTCAGGCTACGTACATAAAAGGAGATTTCAGTTTAAAGGGGCTACCCGACTTTGAAAACACCTTTATGGAGCTTGACTTTGACCAGATAGCTACCAACAAACGTGATTTGGACAAGGTAATTGGCGGTTTTACAGGCGGATCAACCAAAGCTCCTGATATACTGAACAAGTTTGGCAATATCAATTTTAAGGGTAGGTTTACAGGCTTGCAAAATAATTTTGTAGCCTATGGCTCTTTTAAAACTAAATTGGGACGGTTTGATCCCGATATAAACTTGAAGATTGATAAGAATGGCACGCCAAGTTACACAGGTAAATTCAATGTGTATGATTTTGACCTGGGTAACCTGATTGATGAACCCCAATTGGGTAGGGCAACTTTCAACGCTAACATAAAAGGCAGGGGCGATGAGTTGGAAACCTTAAACGAAAAGGTTACGGCTAAAATAGCCCGCATTAGCTTTAAAGGTTATAACTACCATAATGTTACGGTAAATGGCAGCTTTATTGACCAAAAAGCCAGCGGACAGCTTACCATAAACGATGTTAATGTGAAGCTGGATGCCAACGGAAGCGTTGATTTAAAGCCGAAGTTACCTACCTATGACTTTACAGCCTTGATTGATGATGCTAACCTGAATAAATTAAAATTGCTGAACGACACCGTTACGATCAGCACGCAGATCAAAACCCGAATAACCGGTAACAGCCTTAAAAATATGCAGGGAGAAGCGCTTTTTTCGCCTATCCGTGTAGTTGATCCGCGTAATAATTATTTGCTTGATTCTATTTATGTTGTGGCGAGGGATACGGGAGATGTTAGGTCAATTGCCTTCCGTTCAGATGCGCTTGACGGTAGTATAAAGGGCAAGTATGACCTGGCGACGCTGCCATCGTATTTCAAAACCATTGTTAAAAAATACATACCATCATTACAAACCACAATTGTTCAACCCAAGCCGCAAAATTTTGAGTTTAATCTGGCTATTAAAAACCTTGACCCACTTACAGCCATATTTCTCCCAGACTTAAAAATACCTGAACGCGGCACCTTTATAGGGAGGTTTAATTCTGAAGAGAAAACGGCTACGCTTAATGGTTTTATTAAAACCATTAAATACGGCGATATGGTTTTTCATGATTTTATTCTGGATGAATCAACACTTGATCAGTTTTTAAGTCTTAACGTTTCGCTAAGTCGGGTGGACCTTACGGAAAAACTTTATTTAAAGGATATTGACATAACCAATTTCCTAAATAATGACAGCCTGAAATTCAACGTTAAGTTGGCCGATAAAAATGCCACCAACCAGTTGGACCTTTACGGTTTGGTAGCATTTGGGCGAGACACCACCGCCAAGCTTCAGATACTACCATCAGACGTTATCCTCGAAAACCAAAAATGGCACATAGAAGAGGCTGTACGTATAAAATTGTTAGACAACAAAACACAGGTTTCGGGTTTTGAGCTTTCAAACGGCACGCAAAAAGTTAAGATTGATGGTTATATTTCAAAATCAACTCAAGACAAACTGAACATTGTTTTTGAACAATTTGGCATGGCTACGCTTAATCAGCTAACCCGGACGTCTGACATTACGTTGCACGGACTGATGAATGGTAATGTTGAGCTTTCATCAATCTTAAAATCGCCGGGTATTGCTGCCGATCTGAAAATTGATTCGCTGGCCATGAATACCACCCAAATAGGTGATGTGAAAATTCTGTCAAAGCTTGATAATGAGAAGCAGCAGGCAGATGTAAATATGGAGATCACATCAAACGGCATAAAAACGTTTGACGTAGATGGCAAGTATATTATTAAAGCAGGGGAGGATGATGAATTGGATTTTGAGGTGGTAATGGACAAAACCAAAGCCATTATTTTTGAACCGTTTGTAAAGGATCTGGTATCTAACTTGAAAGGCACTGTTTCTACAGATCTAAAACTTACGGGGACGCCATCGCGCCCTAAACTTAATGGCGACTTAGAATTTAATGATACCGGACTGAAAGTTAATTATCTGGGTACACCTTATGTTTTAAATGACAGGGTTACGGTT encodes the following:
- a CDS encoding translocation/assembly module TamB domain-containing protein, translating into MLSILLLVFQYEPVQTWAAKKATKYLSKKLGTKVDIKSLYIKPFTSVVLEDFYVLDKQKDTLIRTPKLTVELSGFSLFSSIPERKLDLSLIQLDNGSFYLKNLEGNKTNFKFIVDSLASKDTTSTPGKPWTLVFGKIAVNNFRFRYKNQLKREPVKGMNFDDIDVRNFSVVVNNMDVYNHLFKGEVRNLTLKEKSGFDIQNFTGNATVDTNQILVEKLLIKTPNSTVKDYLRMRFKTFDDMSDFENKVRMDGFFKTSHISSKDIAYFADLEKMKFELGVDGKIQGKVKDLKAKGLTVTTGQATYIKGDFSLKGLPDFENTFMELDFDQIATNKRDLDKVIGGFTGGSTKAPDILNKFGNINFKGRFTGLQNNFVAYGSFKTKLGRFDPDINLKIDKNGTPSYTGKFNVYDFDLGNLIDEPQLGRATFNANIKGRGDELETLNEKVTAKIARISFKGYNYHNVTVNGSFIDQKASGQLTINDVNVKLDANGSVDLKPKLPTYDFTALIDDANLNKLKLLNDTVTISTQIKTRITGNSLKNMQGEALFSPIRVVDPRNNYLLDSIYVVARDTGDVRSIAFRSDALDGSIKGKYDLATLPSYFKTIVKKYIPSLQTTIVQPKPQNFEFNLAIKNLDPLTAIFLPDLKIPERGTFIGRFNSEEKTATLNGFIKTIKYGDMVFHDFILDESTLDQFLSLNVSLSRVDLTEKLYLKDIDITNFLNNDSLKFNVKLADKNATNQLDLYGLVAFGRDTTAKLQILPSDVILENQKWHIEEAVRIKLLDNKTQVSGFELSNGTQKVKIDGYISKSTQDKLNIVFEQFGMATLNQLTRTSDITLHGLMNGNVELSSILKSPGIAADLKIDSLAMNTTQIGDVKILSKLDNEKQQADVNMEITSNGIKTFDVDGKYIIKAGEDDELDFEVVMDKTKAIIFEPFVKDLVSNLKGTVSTDLKLTGTPSRPKLNGDLEFNDTGLKVNYLGTPYVLNDRVTVENSIISIKDLTLKDTLGGQGKIKGTVDLANPSNPVMDVTLNVNNGSLMALNTTFKENHLYFGKAFARGTFSFKGPVDNMNIDIDASTQEGTVFNLPLNASSTVSEYDFIRFESHKDTTNVAIDKKKSFNGVTLNLALNVDEKSTVIITTDYGVLQGNGTSRNLSLKINSLGDFEMFGDFNIISGKFEFTAKNFISKNFVVNQGGNIRWTGNPAAAEINLKAVYEVRTDISPLYTAAGLQSPRGNQQVLVQANLIITKSLLQPTIDFDFNFPTDPQIKEDVNTYLADNNNRSQQALSIIVRRAFAPGTGSNFGNQVLGTAGSALSEFAFNKLNSLISQSNVKGFDLTIRSFNDASASVKFFNERLVFNGSLFNNSGSSNLFNNNTSLLNSDFNKLTKDFEALYRIRPDGNLTGRYSYRVLNTNTLNAADQLTVQYVNGIGLVYQRDFDTFGEFIKNIFSRGTNRRNRKLIPLDQSVPVVPTPGTLPKADTTPSTGGGPSNEEDD
- the tsaD gene encoding tRNA (adenosine(37)-N6)-threonylcarbamoyltransferase complex transferase subunit TsaD produces the protein MPVILAIESSCDDTSAAVCVDGAVLSNVIANQAIHEAYGGVVPELASRVHQQNIVPAVQQALLNAKVNKNDIDAVAFTRGPGLLGSLLVGVSFAKGFALANSLPLIEVNHMQAHVLAHFIGEKKPSFPFLCLTVSGGHTQIVLVKDYFDMEVIGQTLDDAAGEAMDKTSKILGLPYPGGPLIDKYARLGNPDRFKFPEPQIPGFDYSFSGLKTSILYFIRDNVAANPNFIQDNINDICASVEKRIVTILLNKFERAAREYGIKDVAMAGGVSANTGLRQGLQQMAEKNGWNYFIPAMQYCTDNAGMIAIAGYHKYLKGEFTGQNVAPLARMPF